The window TTCTCTGTGGCACGATTTGTCTTCGACCCATTTCCATACTTCTTATCCAACACACTAAAGAAGTACCACTCGAGGTCTCTACTTTTCAATTTCGACTTATCTGGAAtctcaaaaaggaaattataaaaaagtttgCTTCAACCAAATTCATCATGGAAATGAATTGGAATAGAAGAGACAAAAGAACTGCTTCTTAAAATACATCTCCCACCGAATCAGAATATAAAACCCAAATTAACTCATTTCCATTATAATTTCAGACCCTGGACTTAATAGTAGTCAATCTAATGTGGTCTAtgccacataaaaaaaaaaggaaaagaaaagtttgttCACATGTAATATCATCCAGTGTAACATTCAATGACCAATATGGCATATCAATCTAACTTGCCGCCTCCATCAAATTGCAGACCTACCTTGCCTCTTAGTGCTTGTTTCAGCAAAGCTGGAAGGTGCTGCTAGAGAAATAGCTCCTTACTCCAACTCCTCACCACCAAATCAAATACaaccacaaaaaatttcaggGCGAAGAATCGATCAGGCATCCTTGCCAAGAACGCATTAGCTTCCACGCTGGCCTCAGGATGTAGAGGATGACGGTCCTCACTATCCAGGATTCCAGGGCGGCACACTCCAAAGACCGTTAGAAGCCGACACCACTAGCTAGACCGTTCTCATCTCACTCACCTTTCCCAGGATAAGAAGTAGAACGACGCATACCTAAGATCATTTCACGCACTCAGTCAAAAAAATCGAAGGCATCACAACAAATTCCTCCGTCGGATTTGGGGGGAGTCACAAACAATTCTCAGAAGAAGACTACTTCCCGATAGAAATTTCCAAGATCAAAACATGGCTAATCGCTCGCTTATCAATGCGAATTCCAGTCAGACGAATTCTCAAGAACCCAAAATTCTCACCTTGACCTACccgaaaacccaaaaaagaaaaaccctccGCGAGTCAACCGGCAGCGACCCAATTCACGAAATCGCGGATACCGACATAATCTCAACACAGAATGCGCCGACGGCCGAGGCGATCGGAACCCACTAACACACGGGACGGCGAGATCTGCCAAGAAAAGGGGAACCGAAAGGGAGGCGGCAGCGGTGGGGGGGAGGGAATTACGCACCGGGGAGATCCCAGGGCTCGCATTTGTAGACGTCGACCTCGGAGATGGCGTCGAAGCGGAGGGGCTTGCCGGAGACCTTGCGCTTGAGGTAGTACCGGATGAGCTCCTCGTCGGTGGGGTGGAACCGGAACCCCGGAGCCAGCGACTTCCCCTTATCGCGTCCCATGGAGAGCCGATCGTCAGGTCTTCCGAGGTTAGGGTtcgcagaagagagagaaacagagaatcgtagagagagagagagagagagggattggAGGaggatggtgatggtggtgctTGCGGGGGTTTGCTTAGAAGGCAAAGCAAAAAGAGACGAAGGGCAGCAGGAAGTATCGCTGAAAAATCTCCGCTTTTGCTTTAtctttaatttaagaaattaatttagttttagtTTTAGTTTAATACCTGATTAAAGGACTTTTTAGATAAGAAAGatgggaggagggggagggggattGGGAGGTTGCGTGAAGGCAGCAGCGGAGGTGGGTTTTGTTAGGGTCACCGCCGGGTGGACGAACAGCTGGTCGGTGACGCTTCGGCCGTGCGGGGGAGAAGGTTCTGGAACCGGGCGATAGCGCGCGTGGCGTGACGTGGGCGCGTGTGTGGCGTGACCCGTCAGACGGCGTTGCGTCCAGCGCCGCTCGAATGGGAGCGGGTGACGTGGGCGCTTACGAGCTTCGAGCAGCGTTGACCCGCGACTTCTTCCTCCTTGAAATGGTGGgacaatttctctcttcttcttcttttttttttttctttctggggGTGTTTGAAATCTCCCTCTTTTTTCCTTATCCGTTTGTTGAATTCTCTTTGGATTCTATATGATTCGGTGCGAttggaattttgtttttcttaaagGTGTGACGTAAGAAAAGAGCGATTTATACCTTATAGTGATTAGTCAATTATCTTAATTGGTTAATCATTGAATTTGTCACAGTAGCCATCATTTCAACATAGTAAGGGGGAGGTGAAGGGTTCGGGTGACGACGATTTAGCTTTAAGTGTGAGTTTCGACTCTCACGTTTTGTAAAGAGATATGGTAAAAGTCTGAAAGCGAGAGTTAAGATAGAAATAAATtataaccgaccaaaaaaagaaaaaattaccacGATTAGTTCACTCACCAATCATTGGAGTCGATAGTAGATGtgttgaaaatggatttttttttctcctatgtTGGTGGTTGGGTTGTAAAATGAGTTGTTAGACATTTGAAAAACCGGCTGAAAATGATTTTAACATATTAAAATCCATGCGAGAGTGAGTCAAATAACTCATCGATGATCCATTTAAAATTTCAGTTTTGTTTAAGTTAGGTTAGGGGGATTTGAAAATGGGATTAGCTCACCTTCGTACGGCTGATGACGCGACAATTGTCTTTGTCATTCCTAATGGCAAACTTGACAAGAATGGGGTCAATAAAGGTAAATGGTTCTGGATTTCACACAAATTATATTTGAAACTCAAAACCTACCAGTTTGAAtagattcctcattttttttaggACTTAAAACCTACCATGCATATTCTATAACCCAAAATCTATCCTATCACATATTTCAAGATTAGTTTTAAAGTCTATTAAGTTCAACCTAtatcattaattaaatgattatagTGAATTAAAACATTTAGTGACCACCGCTTGCTGTTACAATTCACTTATCATAAAACACACAtacaaaatattaatattaataaaataaaaatctcattaATAAAACGAAAGCTTAAATTAGTGCTtctaaattatatatgtatcatCAAATGATATATAATATCACAAAATCATTCGAAGACATGAACCaagaaaacattaaaacatGTTACAGGTTATCTGTTTTACGTTCCAAATTCCTCTAACTAAGAACTTAGAATCTACCCATCAAaacaaatttctcattttttggaacctaaaacctattaTACATGTCTTGAGACTTGGAACCTATAGGGTTCcatcaattcaattctcaaattttaggttcaatcctaaaatcatgctcacccctagattGCTAATTTGGGAATCACGAGTGATCACTCTTGTGCATTTgaatcaattcaacacaaaatttcaTCCAATTATTTcccatcatttttttctctGGGGAGGTTTCGAATGGGACAGTGTAAATTGAGAGTACTTGGGTTGAGAAGGAGGTGGCAAGGAAGAAAGTAGGCAAAAGATTTTTAATGCTATGTTGTTTGACAAAATTTggacaacaaaataaaaaccatACATTATTAACAAGATTTATATGTCCCAAataaattactgaaattaatgcTTTGAATTTGAATGCAATTTATCAAGACCAAACTCAAAGTTGGAACTTGTTTCATAATTTTATGAATGACCTACAATTGATTAAACCAAAAAATCAAAGCCCGAATTCGTTTCATGATTCGTAGATGGCTCAGGCCAAACTTCCACCACTACCAActcatctttcaatttttcatggttcattttgacttttattatcTGATCTCAATTTCCTCATTCTATGTACCAAATGAggccgattttttttttttgtttgaaatgagCTACATATTAAATTGCTCCAATtcgtctgttttttttttttcctttccattttgcaTAACTTTAAATTTCTATATTCTATGCAACTTTGTTGTTTGTATTTAGTATATTTTTAAAGTAGgaaataatatatatctttttggGCCAAGGAAATGATAAACATTAATAAGGAATAAAGCTATCTCCTatattcctaatacaaattaatCACCTCACTTTTtacatttaaattaattttatttcccCCCATaataaaacaaaggaaaaaatcacaaaaatcctaaaatttaactattgtaacaaattaatcccaaactttttttttgtgataaaaaaaaaatcatatacttTGTGAATGGAGATATACTTACTCAAAACTCTATGACCGAAGGGCATTTTcgtattttttaattttttttcttcttttctctcctcgaAAGTTGGACTCCAGTGAAGGCAACTATCGCCTAGGCTAGATTTGTCAAGCAATACCCTTGGCGAGAGCAGCCCTTGCCTAAGTCCGACTTCCCTTCACCGTGACCGGCGGAgaggggagagaagaagaaaaaaaaaaaaagttaaagaaagaaataaaagatgaaaatgtcctataatttagaataaatgtgtTATGTAAGtataagtttgtgatttttttatgttgcgaaaaattttgagataaatttatcaaattaaataaagttcgggatgaatttatcaaattaaataaagtttgaaatttttagtggctttttccgtaaaacaaaataatttgtcCGATTTTCCTATTTTACTGTATATGCTGAAATACTTTTTGCTGGATCTAAACGAAAGAACCCTAGTTCCTTCCCAGCTTAAACCCCAGTCCCCCACAAAAAATTGCACCCGAATTCGAGCCATTTCCTCTGAAAACTGTCGCATGGCTCGCGTCCTGCGTTGATCTTCGACATCGTCCGCACAGATTCGGAAGCCATTTCTGCCCGATATCGGCCGGGAGCGCTCGCCGTCGCCACCCATCTCGCGACGCCCCGCTTCGACTGCTGGGTTCGCTCGCTTTCTCCACCGTTTCTTGCTTTTTCGGGGCTTTCTCGTTTCTGGGTTTGGAATATCTGGCGTTTCTTGGCGTCGTTTCTCCATAAATTTGCGAACTTTGGCCTGTTTCATTCGCCTGTGCTGTTTCTTGAgcataatttttccttttttgaagtTTCTGGGTATTGTAGGGAACTTTCGCCATCTTATACCTTAAGTTGTCTGTAATTTGCTTACGCAATTCTCATGATGTCGAATTACTTTATCAGCACGAGAAATGTAATGAATATGCGTTTCTTGGTTTGTAATTTGCTGAAATTTGTGGGTTCTTGCTGTGATTCAGTCTGGCAAGACTCCAAAAGCCGGCTTTAACGCCCTTGTGCGGAAGATTCTGGTGTTGGAAGGAGAAATGACACTTTCTCGGGCTGTGATGCGATCCTTGAACAATGGCTTACTGCGGCAATTCCATCGTCCACATTTAGCTAGACCCCTCTCAGTGAATGCGGCGTCAGGTACTTTTGGGTTTTCACTGTCTGGGTGCTGTTCTGAGCTGCTGAGAGTGGTCCAAGCATTCTGGGGAATGCTCTTTTGTctggttttgttttgaaatgaGAATGCTGTTTCTCGGATTGAGTTGCAGTTCTTCTTTCCTAAGCTTCCTTGTTGTCATGGGAAACAAGCTTATGCAAAGTGTGTACATTTTACTGTAAATGATGTAGCTGTAAAATTCAAGCTTAGTCCCGTGGTGAGTCATTTACTTGGTGGGGAGTTTGCTTGTTATAATAAGGTTCTCTTTGTCCCCTCCTTTCATATACTGGCATTTGGTTGTAAACATTGTTGACAAAGTGGCCTATCATGTTTTTCTAGGGCTAACTTATAATCTTCAACCATTGGTATATGTTTGAAAATACTCGACATTAAACTACATAAACAAATTTGTGAAGTAGGTTTGGTTTCCTTTGCAATTCTCTAACGTGGGCAATCTTGAGAAAACGTCATATCGTGCCCTGTTCCTTATATGATACAGCCTACCCATCGATGTTTTGTTCTGTAGGTCATAACGGCGATCACAAAGAAAGTTCTAATTCATCTGAGCCTGCTGATGAATTTGAGCGGCGGATATTTGGCGGCTTTTCTGGAATTGATTCAAAAACTGAATCATTTTTTCAGAAGTTTGACAGAATTGACAAGGCCGGATCAGGTTCAGGACTGAATGGTGATAGCTCCCGGATGCTTGAGGGCTTAACTGATAGTTTTAGTACATTATCAGATGGGATGGATGGGAGGTTGAAGAAAGAAGCCATGTACTTCCCGTTCGATTGGGATGAAGTAGAACAAGATGATTATGCATTTAGACCCGATATGAAATTTCTTCCGGGAATGAAGTATGATGTAAAGGTACCGTATTGTGATTCCATGTAGTCCAAGTTGAGGGATTAGAAGTTATGTGATATATCTGCCTTTTTCTTATGCTTTCTGATTggtcaaattgcaatttttgttGTAAATAACTTTAATCTTTCAGTATTACTCTCTGTGGAGGGTTTTCCAATGTGAATCTTCTATATTAATCCGCTTATGGTGTCCATACCACCCAGATGTTATGATTTGGGAGAGGAACCAGTTGCTACTTATGAATTATGTACTTCATCGGTGTTTGGCATGAAACTAATTGGCCTATAGGGATTGGGTCATGGTTTTGCTTATCATACTTGTTATCATCACAATCATACAATTGTGCTCTTGTCCTTTATATATGTTGCTAATCCTGCATTGTTTTGCCTTTCACTTAAAGTGTCCTTATGTTTGCACtgctttatctttctttcttttaggaTCTCGATCTTAAGAAACCAGGAGTGCGCAAGTTCCCCAAAAGACGGGAATTTGAAGTTACTACAGCAGAAGTGCTGAGAAAAGCTGATTTCAGGGTAAGCATTGGGTTGATCACATTATTTTGTTAGAAAATTGTCACATAGCATTCCATATATGTTGAACTGACAAACGCTTCATATGAGCAAGAGGTTCTTTGATGATCACCGATAACCATTCATACCCTTCTGATTGAACTTTTTCAAGCATATTCCTGCATCATGTGATATGTTTAATACCTTCAGCATGCTGAAGCTCTTCAATTGGTTGATATTTCTGTGGAGATTGTGTGTCTCTAAGGGCCATTGAATTGGCAAGTGAGTGACTCTTATTACAAGCAATACATATCCCAGGTTATTTGTGCTCTACTGACGtctctcttccattttgctCTGCTTGTTTCTGGTTTTCTAGTCGTTACATGACCAATCTCACCTAGATGCCTGATCTACTGATGTAAAAATGGACATCTTCCCCATAGTTAAGGAAGGCCATTATATACCCAACAAGTTAATGTTGTCATCCTATCTTGCTCCATACTAAGACTTCACCCACTCATTGCTGCAAGATAAAAGAATTCATCAGATAACGGGAGGTGTCAAAATGATTCTTAGAATTATGATGCGACTATGTGATAAgctaaagaaaaataaggatggGAGATATATTGGGAGTATGACAGATGCCCCCCCAAGATATCTCTTTTCAACTATAGCATAAGATTGTTTGAAGGACTGCTTTGACATTTTATCTTTCGGAAATTCTGATTACTTTCCCTTTTGCATATTATTGCAAAGTCAAAAAAGGTTGAATAACCATTCCACTCCTTTCTTCCTTCTGATCCATCACTCCTCAAGTTTAGTTCCCTTGGGCCATTCCACTATCCTGTGTCCGTAATGTAACCCCATTATTCCGATCAAGGGGTAAATGACATAAGTTTAGTTGTTGCCAGAGTTTATCCCAATGCAGCATTGTTCTCCCAAAGTGCTGTAGTTGGCCAACTGATATAGGGACGACATGGCTCGCGTGAAACTTTTGCACAGTTGGATGGTTTATCATGTTCTGTTGGTATCTTTTTGCTAAGAGCTTCACTTTCTCAATGTCAAATTTCCTGCAGAATGTGAGATTCCTTGCAAATTTCATAACCGCAGCTGGAATAATTATCAAGAGGAGCTCGGTAAAGCTCGAATATCGGTTATATTATGGAAATTAATTGAGCTACAAATTGCTTTTCTCACTCATTTGCCGTTTCTCCCTTTTCGTAGACTCGCATCAGCGCCAAGGCACAGAGGAAGGTTGCAAGGGAGATCAAAACCGCTCGAGCTTTCGGGCTTATGCCTTTCACGACGATGGGAACGAAATCCTTCGTCTTTGGAAAAACGATGGAGAATCTTGACGAGGATTACGAGTACGAGGCCTTTGAGGGGACCACGGGTGGTGACATGGAATGAGCGTCATGACCCTGATGCCACCAAGACTTCCGTGAGAATCGTCCATTTGACTTTTCGGTCTTGTCCTGGCATGCTTCTTTGACTTCTCTATCGTTCCATACTTTCCAATTTCGGGCAAGGTCATAGCATTGAGTCAGAGCAGAGCAGAGCCATGTAGAGATTTCTGTTGTTGGATAACAAGCTGTGCTGGTCTGGGGACCTTTTTTCCGGAGTTACTAATGAGACCAAGCTCATGTGCTGGTTACTGGGACTTTCATTTATGTGTTTCGCTTGTTAAAGATGCATTGTCATAATCAGACATCGCATTTGAAAAAGAGAATGGGACTCCGGGTGGACCGGGCATTTCTTAAGTGGCTGGACAAGTGTCTGTTCCGGTCCGGCGGCCCGCCTCCCCTGCGAAGAAGCTTTGTAAAATTGAGTCTGGGTTCTTTCTTGTGACACAAGATACTTACAATTCTTTTTCGTTCATGTAATTGCCTCGATAGGTTAATGTAATTCAGGAAGCTAACATCATTGCTTTTcgggaaaatatcaaaaaccaTAGAGATGTAATTTAGCTAgtgacaatttctttttggaaaaattccaGAAACCGTCCGggtttttactaaaaaaatcatctttgCATTCTGTATTTTAAACAACGCAACAATTGCTTCCTCACTTTTATACTTAATCACCACTTGATGGTAGCCCTTAAATCCATGGACGCAACATCGTAATAGCTCTTTCTTTCAATGCGAGTTCAGattggagaagataaggaatgCTTATCTCGATTGATAATAACTCCAAGAATGTCGAATGTATTTTACAATCTTGTTGCTCAAAACACCATTGGCTGCAATTGAAATTTCCTAACCATTGAACTACGCATTCGATTTCCATAAGAGTGGCTCTAAGATTGTAAATAAAGAGCAATAACACCGGCAGAACATGGAACACAAGCAACTTCGTAGCAAATTTCTCTTAGGAGCAAGTTGCTAGGAGATACCAGAAAGATGCAGACATTGAAGAACTGCGGAAAATCTTCAAAGAATACAAATCGTGCTCAAACTAATGAtgcaaaattaca of the Eucalyptus grandis isolate ANBG69807.140 chromosome 10, ASM1654582v1, whole genome shotgun sequence genome contains:
- the LOC104421756 gene encoding uncharacterized protein LOC104421756 produces the protein MTLSRAVMRSLNNGLLRQFHRPHLARPLSVNAASGHNGDHKESSNSSEPADEFERRIFGGFSGIDSKTESFFQKFDRIDKAGSGSGLNGDSSRMLEGLTDSFSTLSDGMDGRLKKEAMYFPFDWDEVEQDDYAFRPDMKFLPGMKYDVKDLDLKKPGVRKFPKRREFEVTTAEVLRKADFRNVRFLANFITAAGIIIKRSSTRISAKAQRKVAREIKTARAFGLMPFTTMGTKSFVFGKTMENLDEDYEYEAFEGTTGGDME